The segment TTGTGTACGCAAATTTTTACAAGATTAGCTTCCTAAAGTACACCAGAATGTAGCCCTCGACAAATATTCAATTGTGATGAAACTGGATTGATGTGGAAGAAACTTCGATTGAGCTTCTGCACAATATAAGAAAGGCCCTCAATCTCAGAAAAACAAAACTACCtactaaaaaattttacatcttCTAACAATCCTAAATAAATTCTGAGTTGGGCCgtatgtttgaatttttacattttacgtCTTTTTTACATGTAAACAATGTCTTTCTTTATATATCGAGGgttgcattgtaaaaccgactaagtcggtgtgagctccgaaccgacttagccggttttacaatacAGCCTCGATATGCttttttctctacatttttttttaataaaaataatgcaaaaagaaatacatattggtagtaaaatattttttaattggaaaaaaaaattaagaattattgatcaaagacgaaatgtaagaaaaaatgtatattagTCACAAAGATTTCATTGATgttatggaattttttctaaaatgcCATTATGGACTGTATTTAGAGTATGGTCCATACAGCGAGACGATATTGAAATTCATCCAAAACTATATTCATAACATCAAAGTAGAGAAAATAACAACACCGATGAAATCATTGGCACTCAATTTAGAATTATAagataattatgaaaaaaaggatgagaattttaattaattattatttctttctttctttttaaatgcgtttcatttttttttatccggGTATGCATACTTTTAgaaatttgtgcaaaatctGAGTTcagaattgtttaaaaatattaatcaaagaaaaaattctaaaggtGCCAAAAGATCGAGTCACCCTCCTTTTTGCTTCCAATGCATTTGGAGATTTCAAAATCAAACCACTGCTGGAAGCCATTAAAAGAGCATAAAGCTTCTGTATATTCTTAGAGTGtgtctaaaaaattcaaagaggaaaagttaattttggtgaaaaatcttaaaattccattatttttaaaatcatgaACGATGGAAAAATGTTCGAAGACctaacaatttttcatttggtttatgtagttaaaaaataaataaaatattaaaaaactcagaaaatgtgtcaaaaaatgcaaacaatggcGCCACTATCGCgctttttgtctctttttaaatatatgaaatatttacacTAATGTTTCACTGTTtgataaagtattttttttttttgaaacaagGGTTGACATATTTTaagccttaaaaaatatttttagaccTCAATTTAGATTTAGAAGGCTCAAAATTTTTCTACCttgtttcaaaaattctttttcaaacgaTGAAACATTAGCCGAAATGTTTCATAAACATAGACAAAAGGCACGATTGTAGCGCCATTGTTTGCAATTTCTGACACATTGGGAtagattctaataaaaatcttttcttttcttttcttataattcttcagttataagatttttgatattcggggaaaattttataagattttaacattttatttccttctttaAACGagtttctgaaagaaaattacttttctatgTTTTGTGACAGAACTCGTTTTCTAGGGCTCTTTAAACttctttctgactgttttctagaacaataattctttgtttttttcttttttagaacgacaagacaaaaaaaaatgaaagaaaactcACCCTCCTCGCCTCGTTGAGGAAACCCCGAAAGTCTCGCTGTTCAATTTACGCTCCTGGCGCCAATCCGTACGATTCTTCCCCTTGGAACGATCCGTGGCTGCTTCGCACGAAATATTATCGAAGAATGATTTTGTTTTATCATAACCAACAGTTATTTCGGCATCCTCCTCAATTTCCTGCTCTCCAGCACCTGTCTCATTGCCAGAATCATCTTTTTTGTCGCTCTCTCCATTTACCtgatttttaaattgcaaaaaaagaatcaaagatttatcgataaatttaatttttcaaaaaaaccttttttaaattaaaaaaaataatacaagtAAATTGAagataattatttgttttttttttttgataaattttggcACAATCTTGTATATTTGTTGTTCATTTTGCCCTCAATTTGCTTGTATGTGacattttaaaatagattaaaaaaaataaattgcaagcAAAAggctaaaattaataaatttggcAAGCGCACAAAAAACAAGCAATGTGAgcaattcttttaaaacttttttttaaacaaattaaattgaattttaagaatgcaaaaaaagtttctttaaaaaaagattaaattcttGTACTTACGACATTAATAAgttatcaataaaatgaattttcttttgaaaagttttgttttttaaatctttttaattgattaattcgttgcttttacttatttttctctcatgaaagaaattctttttttttaaggattcaattgaatttaattaaataaataaacaaataatttttagatgtgacaaaatcaattgaaaatagaacggaaaaaatgatttcttaaaTACCTGCTGTTCAGGTTTGGCTTCTTCGCCCACCTTGAGTTTTGCCAATTGCGACCGTAGCTCCTCGAATTTGTTGTTAGCCTGCTCAAAATCATAATCGCTGTCAAACTTGATGGACTTGCCGGTGCGTGCCTTCACATTTGGCCCACCACTTGCACCGCCCTGCTGTCGGAAGTTGTTGTGCTGCAACATCCGGGAGgatttttagaataaagaaaaaaaaacttttaaaataaaaaaatcctttaccTGATTTGGTCCACCGCGATTCATCCGCCCACGTCCACCGCGCATTTGCCCACCACGCTGCATCCAACGTGATTGCTGGGGCTGATTATTCTGCACATCGCGCACCTCTCGTTGATTTCTCTCTGATGGCGGCCCCCCTTGATTTTGCTGCCGCTGCTGGAAGAACTCAAAGAGGCAGTCAAGTCAGTAAAATTCCTCCAGCAGAAAAGATCGCACCTAAACATCTTACCTTATTCTGATACTGCTTCGGTCTCTCGGCGCCCCCTTGAGTCTGATTATCCTGATTATTGGGCGCAGCATTCTTCCCCGAATCACGACGTTCCCGTTGATTCGTGTTCTTCCCCTGATTCTGATTCTGTGCCCCCGCATTGCCACCACTGCGCTCCATTGGACGCTTATTGGCATCATTGCGCCCAATTGGCTGATTCACCTGCACGCCCATATCCATTGTTGGACTCTTCCGTGACACGAGACTCTGCGGTGTGGTCGATCGTGACCCCGCAGCTGCTCCAATAAATTCCAGCATTGATGCTGCAGCTATTAGAGTTTGATTTCATTGATgaaaaagcaaatttttatttaactttttttaatcctttttatttaaagaatttttgaagcaaaaataatttttaaaaaagcagCAAAAGCAGAAAACTGTGAAAGAAAACTaactaataataaattttactacTAAATCTACACTACTCActacaaattaaaagaattatctgGCAGTAAATGAACGATAAAATGAAGGGGAGATAAGGCAAAaatgcttgttttttttttgttattattagGAAGTTCATAGATAGAGCGtctagtcaaaatattttgcgtCATGATTTCGTTAAATGACTGTTTGACTCATATAagaacgaataaactcctttgtttTGAACTTACTTTAACCCCGTTTTACCTGTtgctttgtgaattttattttgttaatattaAGAGAATATAAATGActctcaaaaacttttttatttatataaaaatcgaaaagattcagttgaagaatattttggactctaaaggagtctattcaggTGTGTATGGGTAAGGAATTCATTcgaagaaataatttccttcAGGAAGTATCTTTTggagaattaaaaaagaatagaaaattgagaaaaaaaaactttacatttTTCACGGAAAtcagaatgaaaataaaattggaaaagatttcccgtaagaaaaacaaaaatgagcAGATAATGaccattttctctttttaaatgtttcaagaCATTCGCGACAATGTTTCATCGATTAATCTAGCACTATGAAACATTGTTGCGAATagtttgaaacatttaaacgAACAAAATGGAGAATAACGACGTATATTTCTGCA is part of the Lutzomyia longipalpis isolate SR_M1_2022 chromosome 3, ASM2433408v1 genome and harbors:
- the LOC129791664 gene encoding protein LSM14 homolog B isoform X3, with product MSGNMPELGSKISLISKADIRYEGRLFTVDPNECTIALANVRSFGTEDRETQFPIAAQNQVYDYILFRGSDIKDIRVCNSAPIPNDPAIMQMHLPPQMGQQPFQPPHFPMGLGHPMGAPPQMGQFGPYGMPMGGVGGGAGSQNLAPGPNMPGVANTGGLQKQKQSDLNVAIPEPGDFNKGGEQAAASMLEFIGAAAGSRSTTPQSLVSRKSPTMDMGVQVNQPIGRNDANKRPMERSGGNAGAQNQNQGKNTNQRERRDSGKNAAPNNQDNQTQGGAERPKQYQNKQRQQNQGGPPSERNQREVRDVQNNQPQQSRWMQRGGQMRGGRGRMNRGGPNQHNNFRQQGGASGGPNVKARTGKSIKFDSDYDFEQANNKFEELRSQLAKLKVGEEAKPEQQVNGESDKKDDSGNETGAGEQEIEEDAEITVGYDKTKSFFDNISCEAATDRSKGKNRTDWRQERKLNSETFGVSSTRRGGFRGRGGGYYNRGPNMGMGGSGYRGGHFRSNNYRGNRNMRQGGNQSTGVPQKQPSQTSSATPSAAQ
- the LOC129791664 gene encoding protein LSM14 homolog B isoform X1, with product MSGNMPELGSKISLISKADIRYEGRLFTVDPNECTIALANVRSFGTEDRETQFPIAAQNQVYDYILFRGSDIKDIRVCNSAPIPNDPAIMQMHLPPQMGQQPFQPPHFPMGLGHPMGAPPQMGQFGPYGMPMGGVGGGAGSQNLAPGPNMPGVANTGGLQKQKQSDLNVAIPEPGDFNKGGEQAAASMLEFIGAAAGSRSTTPQSLVSRKSPTMDMGVQVNQPIGRNDANKRPMERSGGNAGAQNQNQGKNTNQRERRDSGKNAAPNNQDNQTQGGAERPKQYQNKFFQQRQQNQGGPPSERNQREVRDVQNNQPQQSRWMQRGGQMRGGRGRMNRGGPNQHNNFRQQGGASGGPNVKARTGKSIKFDSDYDFEQANNKFEELRSQLAKLKVGEEAKPEQQVNGESDKKDDSGNETGAGEQEIEEDAEITVGYDKTKSFFDNISCEAATDRSKGKNRTDWRQERKLNSETFGVSSTRRGGFRGRGGGYYNRGPNMGMGGSGYRGGHFRSNNYRGNRNMRQGGNQSTGVPQKQPSQTSSATPSAAQ
- the LOC129791664 gene encoding protein LSM14 homolog car-1 isoform X2, with the translated sequence MSGNMPELGSKISLISKADIRYEGRLFTVDPNECTIALANVRSFGTEDRETQFPIAAQNQVYDYILFRGSDIKDIRVCNSAPIPNDPAIMQMHLPPQMGQQPFQPPHFPMGLGHPMGAPPQMGQFGPYGMPMGGVGGGAGSQNLAPGPNMPGVANTGGLQKQKQSDLNVAIPEPGDFNKGAAASMLEFIGAAAGSRSTTPQSLVSRKSPTMDMGVQVNQPIGRNDANKRPMERSGGNAGAQNQNQGKNTNQRERRDSGKNAAPNNQDNQTQGGAERPKQYQNKFFQQRQQNQGGPPSERNQREVRDVQNNQPQQSRWMQRGGQMRGGRGRMNRGGPNQHNNFRQQGGASGGPNVKARTGKSIKFDSDYDFEQANNKFEELRSQLAKLKVGEEAKPEQQVNGESDKKDDSGNETGAGEQEIEEDAEITVGYDKTKSFFDNISCEAATDRSKGKNRTDWRQERKLNSETFGVSSTRRGGFRGRGGGYYNRGPNMGMGGSGYRGGHFRSNNYRGNRNMRQGGNQSTGVPQKQPSQTSSATPSAAQ
- the LOC129791664 gene encoding protein LSM14 homolog B isoform X5; amino-acid sequence: MSGNMPELGSKISLISKADIRYEGRLFTVDPNECTIALANVRSFGTEDRETQFPIAAQNQVYDYILFRGSDIKDIRVCNSAPIPNDPAIMQMHLPPQMGQQPFQPPHFPMGLGHPMGAPPQMGQFGPYAAASMLEFIGAAAGSRSTTPQSLVSRKSPTMDMGVQVNQPIGRNDANKRPMERSGGNAGAQNQNQGKNTNQRERRDSGKNAAPNNQDNQTQGGAERPKQYQNKFFQQRQQNQGGPPSERNQREVRDVQNNQPQQSRWMQRGGQMRGGRGRMNRGGPNQHNNFRQQGGASGGPNVKARTGKSIKFDSDYDFEQANNKFEELRSQLAKLKVGEEAKPEQQVNGESDKKDDSGNETGAGEQEIEEDAEITVGYDKTKSFFDNISCEAATDRSKGKNRTDWRQERKLNSETFGVSSTRRGGFRGRGGGYYNRGPNMGMGGSGYRGGHFRSNNYRGNRNMRQGGNQSTGVPQKQPSQTSSATPSAAQ
- the LOC129791664 gene encoding protein LSM14 homolog B isoform X6; protein product: MSGNMPELGSKISLISKADIRYEGRLFTVDPNECTIALANVRSFGTEDRETQFPIAAQNQVYDYILFRGSDIKDIRVCNSAPIPNDPAIMQMHLPPQMGQQPFQPPHFPMGLGHPMGAPPQMGQFGPYAAASMLEFIGAAAGSRSTTPQSLVSRKSPTMDMGVQVNQPIGRNDANKRPMERSGGNAGAQNQNQGKNTNQRERRDSGKNAAPNNQDNQTQGGAERPKQYQNKQRQQNQGGPPSERNQREVRDVQNNQPQQSRWMQRGGQMRGGRGRMNRGGPNQHNNFRQQGGASGGPNVKARTGKSIKFDSDYDFEQANNKFEELRSQLAKLKVGEEAKPEQQVNGESDKKDDSGNETGAGEQEIEEDAEITVGYDKTKSFFDNISCEAATDRSKGKNRTDWRQERKLNSETFGVSSTRRGGFRGRGGGYYNRGPNMGMGGSGYRGGHFRSNNYRGNRNMRQGGNQSTGVPQKQPSQTSSATPSAAQ
- the LOC129791664 gene encoding protein LSM14 homolog car-1 isoform X4, with product MSGNMPELGSKISLISKADIRYEGRLFTVDPNECTIALANVRSFGTEDRETQFPIAAQNQVYDYILFRGSDIKDIRVCNSAPIPNDPAIMQMHLPPQMGQQPFQPPHFPMGLGHPMGAPPQMGQFGPYGMPMGGVGGGAGSQNLAPGPNMPGVANTGGLQKQKQSDLNVAIPEPGDFNKGAAASMLEFIGAAAGSRSTTPQSLVSRKSPTMDMGVQVNQPIGRNDANKRPMERSGGNAGAQNQNQGKNTNQRERRDSGKNAAPNNQDNQTQGGAERPKQYQNKQRQQNQGGPPSERNQREVRDVQNNQPQQSRWMQRGGQMRGGRGRMNRGGPNQHNNFRQQGGASGGPNVKARTGKSIKFDSDYDFEQANNKFEELRSQLAKLKVGEEAKPEQQVNGESDKKDDSGNETGAGEQEIEEDAEITVGYDKTKSFFDNISCEAATDRSKGKNRTDWRQERKLNSETFGVSSTRRGGFRGRGGGYYNRGPNMGMGGSGYRGGHFRSNNYRGNRNMRQGGNQSTGVPQKQPSQTSSATPSAAQ